In one Heteronotia binoei isolate CCM8104 ecotype False Entrance Well chromosome 1, APGP_CSIRO_Hbin_v1, whole genome shotgun sequence genomic region, the following are encoded:
- the LOC132586184 gene encoding zinc finger protein OZF-like: MGVGRETLLTLFHSISFHSPWLLIQVWGPSVERDAAFPEAEEASLEREQRAHTQEGAQDALSCAEDDQKNEEGDELDQQLPEGVKNEDLRENMRSRGRPKRMKVRLIIEKRDSVCGKRFSHSASLQRHQRTHTGEKPFECSECGKRFSHSASLQSHQRTHTGEKPFECSECGNRFSQSASLQRHQRTHTGEKPFECSECGKRFSQSDNLQKHQRTHTGEKTFECSACGKRFSRSGNLQSHQRTHTGEKLFECSECGKRFSQSASLQRHQRTHTGEKPFECSACGKRFSRSGNLQSHQRTHTGEKLFECSECGKRFSWSGDLQRHQRTHTGEKPFECSECAKRFSDSGYLQKHQRTHTGEKPFECSACGKRFSRSGNLQSHQRTHTGEKLFECSECGKRFSQSGSLQRHQRTHTGEKPFECSACGKRFSRSGNLQSHQRTHTGEKLFECSECGKRFIHSGSLQSHQRAHTGRKT; the protein is encoded by the exons ATGGGAGTGGGGCGGGAAACATTGCTCACtctcttccattccatctctttccATTCTCCCTGGCTGCTGATCCAGGTGTGGGGACCATCCGTGGAGAGAGACGCAGCATTCCCCGAGGCGGAAGAAGCTTCCCTGGAGCGAGAGCAGAGGGCGCACACtcaggagggtgcccaagatgccctctcctgtg cagaggatgatcagaagAATGAAGAGGGTGATGAACTTGATCAGCAGTTGCCAGAAGGAGTTAAGAATGAAGACTTGAGAGAAAACATGAGGAGTCGAGGCAGACCTAAGAGAATGAAAGTCAGGCTTATAATTGAGAAAAGAGAT tcagtgtgtggaaagagattcagtcacagtgccagtcttcaaaggcatcagagaacccacacaggggagaaaccttttgaatgctcagagtgtggaaagagattcagtcacagtgccagtcttcaaagtcatcagagaacccacacaggggagaagccttttgaatgctcagagtgtggaaatagattcagtcaaagtgccagtcttcaaaggcatcagagaacccacacaggggagaagccttttgaatgctcagagtgtggaaagagattcagtcagagtgacaatcttcaaaagcatcagagaacccacacaggagagaaaacttttgaatgctcagcgtgtggaaagagattcagtcggagtggcaatcttcaaagccatcagagaacccacacaggggagaaactttttgaatgctcagagtgtggaaagagattcagtcaaagtgccagtcttcaaaggcatcagagaacccacacaggggagaaaccttttgaatgctcagcgtgtggaaagagattcagtcggagtggcaatcttcaaagccatcagagaacccacacaggggagaaactttttgaatgctcagagtgtggaaagagattcagttggagtggcgatcttcaaaggcatcagagaacccacacaggggagaaaccttttgaatgctcagagtgtgcaaagagattcagtgacagtggctatcttcaaaagcatcagagaacccacacaggggagaaaccttttgaatgctcagcgtgtggaaagagattcagtcggagtggcaatcttcaaagccatcagagaacccacacaggggagaaactttttgaatgctcagagtgtggaaagagattcagtcaaagtggcagtcttcaaaggcatcagagaacccacacaggggagaaaccttttgaatgctcagcatgtggaaagagattcagtcggagtggcaatcttcaaagccatcagagaacccacacaggggagaaactttttgaatgctcagagtgtggaaagagattcattcacagtggcagtcttcaaag CCACCAGAGAGCCCACACAGGCAGGAAAacttga